CGTGGAAGAATATAATTATGCTCTAATGAAAATCACCTATAGTGGTGAAGTGGTAACATATGATGATTTATTATATAAAACATACTCCACATTCCATCCAAAGGATGTACTGTTATCACATAAGGCTAAGGGTTTCACAACCTATAATGACCTATTGTCATATCTATTGGCAACTGAGCAAAGAAAGAAGAAAGTTAAAGATACCATTAACAAATTTGAGAAACTTCAGAAAAGATACATTGAGCAACGAAACAGTGAGATGAGATATCCTGAGGCATTGGATCAGGATGAATCCAAGGAAGCCGTGTGGAAAAATATAGATTGTGAGGCCGGCTTATACATTGACTAAAGAAAGATCTCGACATGATAATTTTATTTTAAGTCTTTGATTTTGTGATTTGCTTTTATATCTATTTGATGTTTCACGATTTTATATATATAATAGAATTGATTTTGAATTCATTATCTTGCCTGATCTTACTTGAACATATGAATGTTTTATTTAGAGTTGCCTAAATGGAGTAATATCAAGTAAAGAAATCGTGAAAGGGGTATAGTAAGCCTAGTAAAGAAACTATGGCTAAGGCATTGCCTACAAGGCATTATACACACCCAATGATATGTGACCCATTGAATTATAAATGGTTTCCAAATAGAAACAATGGGCAAGAAGGAAACAAGTTCCTTCGGTTTTAAAGAGAAAAAAAAAATAAACGCCTAAGACCTTATAAGTGGTCGAGACTATACCTATGATCTCTACTGATTTAAAACTATGCTATAAGATCAATATGATAAGAGGCAAGAGAAGTGGTGACTATACTGATATATCCCACGAAATTTTACACTATATGGCATGATAGGATTAGCCATCCTAAAGACTAAACCTGATGCAAAGATTGAAAAGGCACAGAGTTATCCCGTAAAAGATCTCACGTTGTGAAACATGTACACAAAGGGAAACTCATTAGGCTTAATTGTCCCAAGCACCTCGACCTTGTAGTATGGTCATGAGGGAGAGAGAGGATAAACCCATGATCAATACTACAAGTTCGTGTACCACTATGGTCTAAGACCATGTTATATGGCTCGGTCATTACTCGGTCATAAAGGACCATTCCTCGGCCGTAGAGGCCATGATACAAACGGCCAAACCATAGAGGCCATTACTTGGCCATGTTATAAATGGCTCGGCCACAAAGGCCATAACCGGCCTTCGGCCGCAAAGGCCATAACCGGCCAAAGAGGCCATCACCTATAAAGATTCGGCCATGTAAGCCATTATCTATAAGACTAAGATTATCAGATCATGTCTAGAACATAATGGAACAACATGAAAGTGTCGACACACACACACATTTGTATAAAGATACATAACGTTATAGCACTTGAACATAAAGAGATGAACGAGGATCATGAACCCACGAAAGAGTACTCATACAATCATAAAAGATCATAGAGATTAGAAAAGATAAACGTTGAGGTTCAAAGTATCTAAAGGAGAGATGAGCGTATTGGCCATATACATATACAGAAACGCCATCTGATAAAACCAGTGAAATAGATGGATCTTGTGAGATAAAGAAATCTTGAGAGAAGGCACATGATCACGAGGTCTAAGAGTGTTCATGTCTTCCTACTTAACAGCATTAGATTATAGCTTGTTACACAAGGTACTCACAGAGATCAAAGGAACAGATTATAAGGAGATAAACTCATATGTGGTGGATGCTGCTACAGATTTTCGAAATTGACAATGGTCTGGTCATAAGAAAGAAATTAGATACAAATGATGTAGTAAGCAACATATGGATCACTGGATAAGATGATAGAACAGCTTCGTTCCTAAGCTGATTCATGGACTGAAACATAAAGCAGCTGCATATAGTATGTAAAAGAAATTGATCACGCATGATCATTGATCTTGGAGTTGTATAAAAGACAATCCAATACAGTCCATATATTTGAAATTCCTTGTGATTATAGTAAACCTTAAAGAGGTTAGTAGGCATAGAATAAATCTATGTGGGTGTCCGACCAAAAGCGTTCGGCCCCAGCCCTTCAAACTAAAAGATGTCCGACTCTGTCCGTCTAAGGGCGTTCGGCTCTTCAGCAAAGAATGTATGGCTCTTCTACTAGACGCGTCCGGCTTTTAAGACTAAAAGGCGTCTAGCCCTTCTTCTTGATCATGGGCTAGTAGAGACAAAAGATCAACCGGATACAAATGTATTGTAGTCCATAAGCTTGTGAGAGCCGAGATCTATGANNNNNNNNNNNNNNNNNNNNNNNNNNNNNNNNNNNNNNNNATGAGACACCATCAAGAGATGGATAAAGGACTACAATGTCCGAGATAGATATGGTACTGCCTAAAGCATGAAATATTGATGTCCACATGAGAGTGTTTTCAGCCGCAGAGCCATAATAAGAGATTATAAACTCACATCAATGATCATTGATTTTGAACACTCATGAGACAAGTAGTGGACATGTATAGACGAGGTCTATGACACAGACATGGATCGGCCAGATCGAGACATAGAATCATGATAACCATGTCTAGTACATTGTCCATAAGTACTTATTTTGTCCGACCAAAGTAAAGAGTTAACAGTAGACGATCACGTCTAGACTATGGACACATGCAAACACGATTTGCAAAGACCCAATAGTGATCCCCGAGAACAATATGGTTCACATTATTTAGCACACATGCTTTACCGGGACACTCAATGTCAAAAGACATGAGAAACGACCTAAGAAGTCGAAGTGGTCTAATTACGGTTCAGTAATGATACTGGCCGATTACTCCCATCCTATACATACAGGAAATATCACGCACCAAGATGCGTAGAATGTAGAACCTACACTGAGGTTCACATCAGGGGGAGTAGTGCGTGTTGTACTCTTTTTCCTTCATCATGGTTTTGTCCCACTGGGTTTTCCTGATAAGGTTTTAATGAGGCAACATGAAGCGTAATACAAATCCTGTATGGTTATGGCATCCAAGGAGGAGTGTTATAAATCATGGAGTGGATTGCCATTAACAAGACCCGGACCGAGACCGGCCCAATACCTAGAAGATGGAGAGATGGCCGAAGCCCTAGAGAGAGGAGAGAGAGAGCCGACTTTAGGAGAGAGAGAGACGGCCACAAATTTTGGAGAAAAGAAAACCCTTTACTTTTCCTAGTAGATGTAATCTTTTCATTATTATGTACTAGTAGTTTTTCTAATCCTAGTAAGTTTAGGTTTTGGATACTTTCCATTTATCTTCATCTTGTAATCTTTATATAAAGGAACCCCCTCGATCATTAATAATAACACAAAAATATTCCGTCCCTAAACTCTCTAATTACAACAAAGATGACAAAGTTCATAAATGTTAGCTGTGTTTGGTGAGCTTCGATTTATTTACCAACAGCTAGTCTTAATTCTATTAAATACTGTATTAAGGCTATTGAATATTTGGGCCTCATGATTGAATAATGGGCCTCACTTCCTTAAATGGAACCCAAATATTCAGTATTCAATAGCCATAACGACCAAACAAAACAGACCGGTCAACTCCGGTTATTAATTCGGCCTGGTTAAGAAACACGCATGCACTGCACTTCTTGATAATAAATATAGACTGAATTCTGCATTCGTTCTTACGCATTAACTGCATGTGCCCTTGCAGCGCTTTTATTTCTCTTCATTGACAAAATAGTATTTTAGATTTTTCTTCCATACGCAAAAATAATAAGTACCTAATATTAATTTCAATGCTTATGTGTTTCTCCCTTTTTGTTTCTTTCTTTAACAACTTGTTAAAATAGGTAATATACGCTGGAAAATGTGCTTGGCCCGTCCCTACATCACAAGCACCATATACATCACCACATGCATTCATGTTATTAAGTCGTCATTTAATAATAGCAAATCATATATATGTATTTTTATTTTATAAGAATATTAGCCGCTTATATTCCACCTCCATGCTTATTATGATTCATCCCTGCACTTTAATGCGTAATGTGATACTCGCTCGCTCGGTTTCCAAAAATAAGATTTTTCAAAGTGTTCACGTTTATTAAGAATTCAATAAATTTTTATAATTTAATTTTTCTTTTACTTTATTATACAATTTCCAGTAGCTTTTCACCAATGAAATTTAATCTATTCAAATATTTTCATTTAATGTTTCTTAAAAGTATAAAAAGTATCATAAACATATAGAAAATATATTTTTGTGGAACAAGTCTTACTTTCGGGAACGGAGAGATTATATTTTTATTGTAAAATACCAATCTACAATATACGTCCTATATATATTTGTGGCTGTCAAAATTTTGTATTAATATAGAAGAAAGTAGAGGATTCGTAGCTTATACTAAAATGTTATGCTTTCGAATGATATGATTCACCGAATGATGAAACTGTAGAAAATGAAAAAAAAATATAAAATGAAAATTTCTGAGTAAATTGAACGTTTCCCACTCCCAAAATATATATACAAACTTGCTCTTTTGTAAGAATATACTTTTACAAACTTTTTTAATTAGATGTAAACCACAAAAAAAGAAAGAAAACTTTCATTTTTCGAAATTACGTCTTAATTTGAGTTTTTGTTAACTTTAATTACGTCTTTAAGTTTTTTTTTTTGTTTCAATACGTCTTTGAGTTGATAACGCAACTCTGCAGTTCCAGTCCAAATTATTGATAAACAGCCTGTTAACACGATTATACTCCAATTGTTATAAGCTAACAACAATTGGTTAAGTTTCCACAATATGTAATTTCACACTTGTACAAACTATAGAAAACCTTACCTGCATAAATAAATAGATATAGCACAACATTGACAAAAGAGAAGAGATTAAAGGAGTCCCGTGTCTCTTCTTCCTTTCCTTCCGGCCTCGTGAAAACAAAATTGATATCATCTTTTATATATACACATTACATATATACACTCAAGTACACATAAATAGAATATGGTTGTGTGACTTGTGTTTATTGAATCCAATAATCCTCATTATCTTATGCCAAATTCTCATGCAATTATCTCTTAATCTCTTTTCACCACCTACGATAATTAACGAATGCATAAGTAACCTACAATTAATTTCATCAATAACTGTGTTTACCAAAAGTCCAGATGTGGTCCATCAATTAATTACTATATCCGAGAAAACATACTAAATTAACAATAACATCATGTATGACGTAGATCATCATGTAAATTTGACAAAAGGCCAAAGTCCCACTGGTTCAATCCGAAACAGCAATTTTTTTCTTCTGTTTTCATGGCAACCCGAAGCAAATCATGGCGCTAGAGAAAATCTCGTTCGTCAAAAGATCCTTTCATCGATTTCTATTATTAACGAGTCCCACGTCTTACACATAAATGCATAGTCACTATTCAATTCTTAAAATTATCGTAGCAATAGATCAAAAGCTAGAGAGTGAGATTTCATATCATATAATATTTACCATGTTGTCATGCATTTCCCCATTGTTCTTAATTTTTATGACATAAAATAGTTAACTAAGACCATGATTAATCTAAGGTTCTTTGTCAGAAAAAAAAAACCTGTTTTTTAACTTTTAACTAAAAAAAGCTAAGAACTGGTTCTTAAAATCTTTATTTAAGAACCGGTTATTAGTTTTTTTAGTTAAAAATTAAGAAACAGTTTCTTAACTTCCGTTAAGGACTCCATCATAAGAATTCCGGGTTAATCATGCTCTAACAATTTTATGATATTAGGGTTTTTGAAAGGAGCAAGCCCACATTGAATGCCACGCGGTTTTGTGTGGAGAGTAGAGACTTTTCCTTTTGCCACACAGCTGACTTTGGAGGCTTTACCTCCACTTTTGTAGTTAATGCTTTACATATTTTATATTATTTTATTTATTAAATACTCAATTTTGAGAGAACCAATGGCCCAAGACCAAGAGGGGTCAGCAATTTTATCTTTCCCTTTTTATATATATATAGAAGAAGAAGGTGGACGTAGACCTTTGTCACCAAGCTTAACCATTAGATCCTTCCAAAACTAAGAGTGCCATTAGTGAGCTTAAAGAGTACTGTGAGACTCATCAACAACTAAAGCTGTCTCAATTTTCTTCTATTTTCTAGGCAAAAAGTTGTTAGTGGAAAACTTAAGTGAGGCAAAAAGAGAAAAGGGAGTGACTAATTAAATTAATTGATTGATTGTTTAAGAGAGAGATCAAGATAATGGTGAGACCCCCTTGTTGTGACAAAGAAGGAGTGAAGAAAGGGCCATGGACTCCTGAAGAAGATATCATTTTAGTTACTTACATCCAAGAACATGGTCCTGGTAATTGGAGAGCTGTTCCCACCAATACTGGTATATGTCTAATCTTCTTATCTCTCCCTCTCTTTATCTATGCATATATCATCTCTCGGGATATGAATATACATAGAGATATTATTAGGGTTATGTAGGTAAGATATAGACAAGGGATCAAAATGGTTATGTATTGAATTTGGTTGATATATGCATTCTCCAAATGGGTTTAATTGTGGAATAAGAGTAATCAGAACCATATTTTGAAATTAACTAGCTAGAATTTTCTTTATGGACTTTAGGATCAAGATCTAGTGCATGAGCTTAACTTTTTACTCGGTTACTTACTATACCTTTATCGTCATTTGTTCTTGTAAAATTCAGGGTTGCTTAGATGCAGCAAGAGTTGTAGGCTTAGATGGACGAACTATTTAAGGCCAGGAATCAAAAGAGGCAACTTCACAGAACATGAAGAGAAGATGATTGTACATCTCCAAGCCCTCTTAGGCAATAGGTAATTAAATTAACCTAATCACATTCAATCAAAAGATGATTTCTCTATTTTTGTCTCTCACAACCTTTTTAAATTAGAAAAAATAATAATAGAGGGCATTTAATATTTGGTGTATAGATGGGCTGCAATTGCGTCTTATCTTCCACAAAGGACAGACAATGACATTAAGAACTATTGGAACACTCACTTGAAGAAGAAACTCAACAAAGCCAATCAAGTTTCTCATCAAGAACATGATCAATCAAGAGACCGTTCCTCACTCTCTTCTTCTCCATCGTCTTCCTCTGCTAATTCCAACTCAAATATTAATATCGCAAGAGGCCAATGGGAAAGAAGACTTCAAACCGATATTCACTTGGCGAAAAAGGCTCTCTCTGAGGCTTTGTCTCCTGCCGTAGCACCGATCAATACAGCAACAACATCTTCTTCTGCTGAATCAAGACTTACTACTTCCTCAGCTAGTGGGTTTCTTTGGACACAAGAAACATCTACCACTTATGCCTCAAGCACCGAGAATATAGCGAAATTGCTCAAAGGGTGGGTGAAGAAATCGCCAACTCAGAACTCAGCGGATCAAATGGTTTCTCCGGATTCTGAGACAAAAGAAGTGATCAAGAGTAATGTCGAGAAGGACTGTGCAGGGGCATTTCAGTCATTTTCAGGGTTCGATCACTTAAAAGATCGTGACTCAGCTGGTGTTTCACCTGATCATGAGACCAAACCAGACATAACTGGATACAGTAACCAAAGTCAATGGTCTTTGTTCGAGAAGTGGCTGTTTGAGGATTCTGGTGGACAGGTTGGTGATATTTTATTGGATGAAAACCCTAATTTCTTCTGAAAATTTTGGTTAATCAGATGGTTTTCGAATTAACTCGCTAAAATTATGGTTAGCTGAATCGTTTATAATTTTACTTATTTTCCTTCGTTATAATGATAGGTTGTTCTACAACTGGCCTTGTAAAATCTCTAGGGGCCTGAAATATGTCCCCCAATGATTTTAGTGTTGGTGTAATATTTTTCTAATACTCAATTTGTTATTTTGAACTATTGTTTTTGTGTTATTTGCATGTTATGTTTGTATTCTAAACGGACTAAAATCTGAAATGGACCAAAAGGC
This genomic interval from Brassica oleracea var. oleracea cultivar TO1000 chromosome C2, BOL, whole genome shotgun sequence contains the following:
- the LOC106322776 gene encoding myb-related protein 306-like yields the protein MVRPPCCDKEGVKKGPWTPEEDIILVTYIQEHGPGNWRAVPTNTGLLRCSKSCRLRWTNYLRPGIKRGNFTEHEEKMIVHLQALLGNRWAAIASYLPQRTDNDIKNYWNTHLKKKLNKANQVSHQEHDQSRDRSSLSSSPSSSSANSNSNINIARGQWERRLQTDIHLAKKALSEALSPAVAPINTATTSSSAESRLTTSSASGFLWTQETSTTYASSTENIAKLLKGWVKKSPTQNSADQMVSPDSETKEVIKSNVEKDCAGAFQSFSGFDHLKDRDSAGVSPDHETKPDITGYSNQSQWSLFEKWLFEDSGGQVGDILLDENPNFF